The following proteins come from a genomic window of Citrobacter europaeus:
- the pbpC gene encoding peptidoglycan glycosyltransferase PbpC (penicillin-binding protein 1C) — translation MMRGLGKRGCWLWVAAVALLFLAAVWAADKIWPLPLHEVDPARVVVAHDGTPLWRFADADGIWRYPVAIDEVSPRYLEALINYEDRWFWKHPGVNPFSVLRAAWQDLSSGRVVSGGSTLTMQVARLLDPHPRTFGGKFRQLWRALQLEWHLSKRDILTLYLNRAPFGGTLQGVGAASWAYLGKSPAQLSYSDAALLAVLPQAPSRLRPDRWPDRAQAARNKVLERMATQGIWPARQVQESREEPVWLAPRQMPQLAPLFSRMMLGKSRSDKIVTTLDAGLQRQLEELAQNWKGRLPARSSLAMIVVDHTDMSVRGWVGSVDMNDDSRFGHVDMVNAIRSPGSVLKPFVYGLALDDGLIHPASLLQDVPRRTGDYRPGNFDSGFHGPVSMSEALVRSLNLPAVQVLEAYGPKRFAASLRNVGLPLYLPAGAAPNLSLILGGAGARLEDIAAAYSAFARQGKAGKLRLQPGDPLLERPLMSAGAAWIIRRIMADEAQPLPDNALSRVVPLAWKTGTSYGYRDAWAIGVNARYVIGIWTGRPDGTPVVGQFGFASAVPLLNQVNNLLLSRGTNQPEDPRPVSVSRGVVCWPGGQSLAPGDSNCRRRLATWILDGSQPPTLLLPEQEGVSGIRFPVWLDEEGKRVAADCPQAREQTLIVWPLPLEPWLPESERRRARLPPVSATCPPLGQDDSLPLQLTGVRDGAIVRRLPGSAQASLPVRTTGGSGERWWFLNGERLDERGQHLTLRLATKGDYQLLVMDDAGQVATVRFSMQ, via the coding sequence ATGATGCGCGGGTTGGGTAAACGCGGCTGCTGGCTCTGGGTGGCAGCCGTTGCGCTATTGTTTCTGGCGGCGGTTTGGGCGGCAGATAAAATCTGGCCGCTGCCGCTGCACGAAGTCGATCCGGCACGGGTCGTGGTGGCGCATGATGGTACGCCGCTGTGGCGCTTCGCCGATGCGGACGGTATCTGGCGTTATCCGGTGGCTATTGATGAGGTATCGCCTCGCTACCTTGAGGCGTTAATTAACTACGAAGACCGCTGGTTCTGGAAACATCCCGGCGTCAATCCGTTTTCCGTGCTGCGCGCAGCGTGGCAGGACCTCTCCTCTGGGCGTGTGGTTTCGGGCGGCAGTACGCTCACCATGCAGGTAGCACGATTACTCGATCCCCATCCGCGAACCTTCGGCGGCAAGTTCCGCCAGCTCTGGCGCGCATTGCAGCTGGAATGGCACCTCTCCAAGCGCGACATCCTGACGCTGTATCTTAACCGTGCGCCATTTGGCGGTACGCTGCAGGGCGTGGGGGCGGCAAGCTGGGCCTATCTTGGCAAATCGCCCGCGCAATTGAGTTATTCCGATGCTGCGCTGCTGGCGGTGCTGCCCCAGGCGCCGAGTCGTCTGCGCCCGGATCGTTGGCCGGATCGCGCGCAAGCGGCGCGCAATAAAGTGCTCGAACGTATGGCGACGCAGGGCATTTGGCCTGCCAGACAGGTACAGGAGTCGCGCGAAGAACCGGTCTGGTTGGCGCCCAGACAAATGCCGCAGTTAGCGCCGTTATTCTCGCGCATGATGCTGGGAAAAAGCCGAAGCGATAAAATCGTGACCACCCTTGACGCCGGGTTGCAGCGCCAACTGGAAGAGCTGGCGCAAAACTGGAAGGGGCGCTTACCTGCGCGCAGTTCGCTGGCGATGATTGTGGTCGATCACACCGATATGAGCGTGCGTGGCTGGGTGGGGTCGGTAGATATGAATGACGACTCCCGCTTTGGTCATGTGGATATGGTGAATGCGATCCGTTCGCCGGGCTCGGTACTAAAGCCGTTTGTATATGGTCTGGCGCTGGATGACGGACTCATTCATCCTGCTTCGCTGTTGCAGGATGTACCTCGGCGAACCGGGGACTATCGACCAGGGAATTTTGACAGCGGTTTTCATGGACCGGTGAGTATGAGCGAAGCGCTGGTAAGGTCGTTGAATTTACCCGCCGTACAGGTACTCGAAGCCTATGGCCCGAAGCGTTTTGCCGCATCGTTACGTAACGTTGGCTTACCGCTGTATCTGCCCGCAGGGGCAGCGCCGAATCTGTCGCTGATTTTAGGCGGCGCGGGGGCAAGGCTGGAAGATATAGCCGCAGCCTACAGCGCCTTTGCTCGCCAGGGAAAAGCGGGAAAACTGCGTCTGCAGCCGGGCGACCCACTGCTTGAACGTCCGTTGATGTCGGCGGGCGCGGCGTGGATTATTCGCCGTATTATGGCCGATGAAGCGCAACCGCTACCGGATAACGCTTTGAGCAGAGTGGTCCCGCTGGCGTGGAAAACGGGCACCAGCTATGGCTATCGCGATGCGTGGGCGATTGGTGTTAACGCCCGTTATGTGATCGGTATCTGGACTGGCAGACCAGACGGAACGCCAGTTGTGGGCCAGTTTGGATTTGCCAGTGCCGTGCCGCTGCTTAATCAGGTCAATAATCTTCTGCTCTCTCGCGGGACAAATCAGCCGGAAGATCCGCGTCCGGTATCCGTTAGCCGTGGCGTGGTGTGCTGGCCTGGTGGGCAATCTCTTGCGCCCGGTGACAGCAACTGTCGACGTCGTCTGGCAACCTGGATACTGGACGGCAGCCAGCCGCCAACGTTGCTATTGCCCGAGCAGGAGGGGGTGAGCGGCATTCGTTTCCCCGTCTGGCTGGACGAAGAAGGCAAACGTGTGGCGGCAGATTGCCCGCAGGCGCGCGAACAAACATTAATCGTCTGGCCTTTACCGCTGGAGCCATGGCTGCCGGAGTCAGAACGCCGTAGGGCGAGATTACCACCGGTTTCTGCCACGTGTCCGCCGCTGGGGCAGGACGATTCGCTGCCGTTGCAGTTGACAGGGGTGCGTGATGGCGCGATTGTGAGGCGTTTACCCGGTTCTGCACAAGCCTCATTGCCGGTACGAACCACCGGCGGGTCAGGTGAGCGCTGGTGGTTTCTCAATGGCGAAAGGCTGGATGAACGCGGACAACATCTTACGCTACGGCTGGCGACGAAAGGGGATTATCAACTGCTGGTGATGGATGACGCCGGGCAGGTGGCGACGGTGAGATTTTCGATGCAGTAG
- a CDS encoding alpha-2-macroglobulin family protein, whose protein sequence is MKHLRVAACMLMLALVGCDNNNEKSPTAAKPDSPASQTAPVKDKAQLQKLMQQSQGKSLTLLDASEVQLDGAATLVLTFSIPLDPEQDFSRVVHVVDKKSGKVDGAWELAPNLKELRLRHLEPNRELVVTIERDLLALNKATFSIDYEKNITTRDVQPSVGFASRGSLLPGKVIEGLPVMALNVNSVDVNFFRVKPESLGAFVSQWEYRNSLANWESDNLLKMAELVYTGRFDLNPARNTREKLLLPLSDIKPLQQAGVYIAVMNQAGQYNYSNAATLFTLSDIGVSAHRYHNQLDVFTQSLENGAAQQGIEVTLLNEKGQTLAQATSDTQGHVTLKTDKDAALLLARKDGQTTLLDLKLPALDLAEFDIAGAPGYSKQFFMFGPRDLYRPGETVILNGLLRDSDGKTLPDQPVKLEVVKPDGQVLRSVVSQPENGLYRFSWPLDSSAPTGMWHIRANTGDNQSRMWDFHVEDFMPERMALNLTASKMPVAPTDEVKFSVVGYYLYGAPANGNALQGQLFLRPLREAVQALPGFQFGNIAEENLSRSLDEVQLTLDDHGRGEVTTNSQWQETHSPLQVILQASLLESGGRPVTRRAEQAIWPADTLPGIRPQFAAKAVYDYRTDTTVNQPIVDEDSNAAFDIVYADAQGDKKAVSGLQVRLIRERRDYYWNWSEGEGWQSQFDQKDLVEGEQTLDLKADETGKVSFPVEWGAYRLEVKAPNDAVSSVRFWAGYSWQDNSDGSGAVRPDRVTLKLDKPSYRPGDTMKLHVAAPAAGKGYAMVESSEGPLWWQEIDVPADGLDISIPVDKAWNRHDLYLSALVVRPGDKSRSATPKRAVGLLHLPLGDENRRLALALESPAKIRPNQPLTVKIKASVKNGEVPKQVNVLVSAVDSGVLNITDYATPDPWQAFFGQKRYGADIYDIYGQVIEGQGRLAALRFGGDGDELKRGGKPPVNHVNIVAQQALPVTLNEQGEGTVTLPIGDFNGELRVMAQAWTADDFGSSESKVIVAAPMIAELNMPRFLAGGDTSRLTLDVINLTDKPQTLNIKLAASGLLELMGQDPAPVNLAPGVRTTLFIPVRAQEGFGDGEIQAEISGLTLPGETLPVQHKQWKIGVRPAFPAQTVNNGVALQPGATWQLPVEELTNFSPATMQGQLLFSGKPPLNLARYIRELKAYPYGCLEQTASGLFPSLYTNAAQLKALGIAGDSDEKRRAAVDIGISRLLQMQRDNGGFALWDKNGSEEYWLTAYVMDFLVRANEQGYSVPAEVINRGNERLLRYLQDPGMMSIRYTDDASASRFAVQAYAALVLARQQKAPLGALREIWDHRAQAASGLPLLQLGIALKNMGDANRSEQALTLALNTPRRDAQQWMADYGSQLRDNALMLALLEENKLKPDVQNTLLSTLSEQAFGQRWLSTQENNALFLAARTLQDLPGTWQAQTSLSEQPLAGEKSQTRNLDADALSTLSVTNTGNLPLWLRLDVSGYPQTSPTPASNVLHIERQILGLDGNSKSLDSLRSGELVLVWLEVKASQNVPDALVVDLLPAGLELENQNLANGSASLQDSGSEVANLLNQMQQADIQHVEFRDDRFVAAVAVNEGQPVTLVYLARAVTPGTYQVPVPQVESMYVPQWRATGATEGLLIVRP, encoded by the coding sequence ATGAAACATTTACGCGTAGCGGCCTGCATGCTGATGCTGGCACTGGTTGGGTGCGATAATAATAATGAAAAATCACCGACGGCTGCGAAACCTGACTCGCCAGCTTCCCAGACTGCGCCAGTAAAAGACAAGGCCCAATTACAAAAGCTGATGCAGCAAAGCCAGGGCAAGTCGCTGACGCTGCTGGATGCCTCAGAGGTCCAGCTCGACGGTGCGGCAACGCTCGTGTTGACCTTCTCCATTCCCCTCGATCCAGAACAAGATTTTTCCCGCGTCGTGCACGTTGTTGATAAAAAAAGCGGCAAAGTGGATGGTGCCTGGGAGCTGGCGCCAAATCTGAAAGAGCTACGCTTACGCCATCTCGAACCCAACCGGGAACTGGTGGTGACTATTGAGCGTGATTTGTTGGCGCTGAATAAAGCGACGTTCTCTATAGATTATGAAAAAAACATTACCACCCGCGACGTTCAGCCAAGCGTAGGGTTCGCCAGTCGTGGCTCGCTGCTGCCGGGAAAAGTGATTGAAGGGCTGCCGGTTATGGCTCTTAACGTTAATAGCGTGGATGTGAACTTCTTTCGCGTAAAGCCTGAGTCGCTCGGCGCGTTTGTCAGCCAGTGGGAATACCGCAACTCGTTGGCAAACTGGGAGTCCGACAATCTGCTGAAAATGGCGGAACTGGTTTATACCGGACGCTTTGACCTCAATCCGGCGCGTAACACCCGTGAGAAGCTGCTGCTGCCGCTGAGCGATATCAAGCCGTTGCAGCAAGCGGGCGTTTACATCGCAGTGATGAATCAGGCTGGACAATACAACTACAGCAATGCCGCGACGCTGTTCACGCTCAGCGATATTGGTGTGTCTGCGCACCGTTACCACAATCAACTGGATGTCTTTACGCAGAGTCTTGAAAACGGCGCCGCGCAGCAGGGTATTGAGGTCACGTTACTCAACGAAAAAGGGCAGACGCTGGCGCAGGCAACCAGCGACACCCAGGGTCATGTAACGCTTAAGACCGATAAAGACGCGGCCTTATTGTTGGCCCGCAAAGACGGACAAACCACGCTGCTGGATCTGAAGCTTCCGGCGTTGGACCTGGCTGAGTTTGATATTGCTGGTGCGCCGGGATATAGCAAACAGTTCTTTATGTTTGGTCCCCGTGACCTCTATCGGCCTGGCGAGACGGTGATCCTCAACGGATTACTGCGTGACAGCGACGGTAAAACGTTACCCGACCAGCCAGTGAAGCTGGAAGTCGTTAAGCCCGACGGACAGGTCTTACGCTCGGTAGTTAGCCAGCCGGAGAACGGCCTGTACCGCTTTAGCTGGCCGCTGGACAGCAGCGCGCCAACCGGTATGTGGCATATTCGTGCCAATACAGGCGACAACCAGTCGCGGATGTGGGATTTCCACGTTGAAGATTTTATGCCGGAGCGGATGGCGCTCAATCTCACCGCCAGCAAAATGCCGGTAGCGCCAACTGATGAAGTGAAGTTCTCGGTAGTGGGCTACTACCTGTACGGCGCGCCCGCTAACGGCAATGCCCTGCAAGGGCAGCTTTTCCTGCGCCCGCTGCGCGAAGCGGTGCAGGCATTACCAGGGTTCCAGTTTGGTAATATTGCCGAAGAAAACCTTTCCCGCAGTCTCGATGAAGTGCAGTTGACGCTGGATGATCACGGTCGCGGCGAAGTGACGACCAACAGCCAATGGCAGGAGACACATTCTCCGTTACAGGTGATCCTGCAAGCCAGCCTGCTGGAATCAGGTGGCCGTCCGGTAACGCGTCGGGCTGAACAAGCCATCTGGCCTGCGGACACACTGCCGGGTATTCGTCCGCAGTTTGCGGCAAAAGCCGTTTATGATTACCGCACCGATACCACCGTGAATCAGCCTATTGTCGATGAAGACAGCAACGCTGCTTTCGATATTGTGTATGCCGATGCGCAAGGCGATAAAAAAGCGGTGTCCGGCTTGCAGGTGCGTTTGATCCGTGAACGTCGTGATTATTACTGGAACTGGTCTGAAGGCGAGGGCTGGCAATCACAGTTCGATCAAAAGGATCTTGTTGAGGGTGAGCAGACCCTGGATCTTAAAGCGGATGAGACCGGTAAAGTCAGCTTTCCGGTTGAGTGGGGTGCCTATCGTCTGGAAGTCAAAGCCCCGAATGATGCGGTGAGCAGCGTACGCTTCTGGGCGGGTTATAGCTGGCAGGATAACAGCGACGGCAGTGGGGCAGTGCGTCCCGATCGCGTGACCCTGAAACTTGATAAACCCAGCTATCGTCCTGGCGATACCATGAAGCTACACGTTGCCGCTCCCGCTGCTGGCAAAGGTTATGCAATGGTGGAATCCAGCGAAGGCCCGCTGTGGTGGCAAGAAATAGACGTACCGGCGGATGGTCTCGATATCTCCATCCCGGTCGATAAAGCCTGGAATCGCCACGATTTGTATCTCAGTGCGCTGGTGGTTCGTCCTGGCGACAAGTCCCGTTCGGCAACGCCAAAACGGGCGGTCGGCTTACTACATTTACCGTTAGGCGATGAAAACCGTCGTCTGGCGCTGGCCCTGGAAAGCCCGGCGAAAATACGGCCAAATCAGCCGTTGACCGTCAAGATTAAAGCCAGCGTTAAAAATGGCGAGGTGCCAAAGCAGGTTAATGTGCTGGTCTCAGCCGTCGACAGCGGGGTGTTGAACATTACCGACTACGCCACGCCGGATCCGTGGCAGGCGTTTTTCGGGCAAAAACGCTATGGTGCAGATATTTATGATATTTACGGCCAGGTGATCGAAGGGCAAGGGCGCCTGGCGGCGCTGCGCTTTGGTGGTGATGGCGATGAATTAAAACGCGGCGGTAAGCCACCGGTCAATCACGTCAATATTGTGGCGCAACAGGCGCTGCCGGTTACGCTTAACGAGCAGGGCGAAGGTACGGTGACGTTACCGATTGGTGATTTCAACGGCGAGCTGCGGGTAATGGCGCAAGCCTGGACGGCGGATGATTTTGGCAGCAGCGAAAGCAAAGTGATTGTCGCCGCGCCGATGATTGCTGAACTGAACATGCCGCGCTTTCTGGCAGGGGGCGATACCTCGCGTCTGACGCTGGATGTGATCAACCTGACTGACAAACCACAAACGCTGAATATTAAGCTCGCGGCCAGCGGTCTGCTGGAACTCATGGGGCAAGATCCCGCCCCGGTGAATCTGGCGCCAGGCGTACGGACTACGCTGTTTATTCCGGTGCGCGCGCAGGAGGGTTTTGGCGATGGCGAAATTCAGGCAGAAATTAGCGGTCTGACTTTACCGGGTGAAACGCTGCCTGTGCAGCATAAACAGTGGAAGATTGGCGTGCGACCGGCATTCCCGGCGCAAACCGTGAATAACGGCGTCGCACTTCAGCCGGGGGCAACCTGGCAGCTTCCGGTCGAAGAACTGACCAATTTCTCCCCAGCGACGATGCAGGGGCAATTGCTGTTTAGCGGTAAGCCGCCGCTGAATCTGGCGCGCTACATCCGCGAACTGAAAGCCTACCCTTACGGTTGCCTCGAGCAAACGGCGAGCGGGTTGTTCCCTTCTTTATATACCAACGCCGCACAGCTGAAGGCGTTAGGTATCGCGGGTGATAGCGATGAAAAACGCCGTGCGGCAGTAGACATTGGTATTTCTCGTTTACTGCAAATGCAGCGTGATAACGGCGGTTTTGCGCTGTGGGATAAAAACGGATCGGAAGAGTACTGGCTGACCGCGTATGTGATGGATTTCCTCGTGCGAGCGAATGAACAGGGCTACAGCGTCCCGGCGGAGGTGATTAACCGGGGTAACGAGCGGCTGCTGCGCTATTTGCAGGATCCGGGCATGATGTCGATTCGCTATACCGACGACGCATCAGCAAGCCGATTTGCCGTACAGGCCTACGCCGCGCTGGTGCTGGCTCGTCAGCAGAAAGCCCCGCTCGGCGCGCTGCGTGAGATCTGGGATCACCGTGCACAGGCCGCTTCCGGTTTACCGCTGTTGCAACTGGGGATCGCGCTGAAAAACATGGGCGATGCCAACCGCAGTGAACAGGCGTTGACCCTGGCGCTGAATACACCACGTCGCGACGCGCAGCAGTGGATGGCGGATTACGGCAGCCAGCTGCGCGACAACGCGCTGATGCTGGCCTTGCTGGAAGAGAACAAACTCAAACCTGACGTGCAGAATACCTTGCTGAGCACCTTGTCAGAACAGGCCTTTGGGCAGCGCTGGCTCTCTACTCAGGAAAATAATGCGCTGTTCCTTGCCGCGCGTACGTTACAGGACTTGCCAGGCACATGGCAGGCGCAAACGTCACTCTCTGAACAACCGTTAGCCGGGGAGAAATCACAGACGCGGAATCTGGATGCCGATGCGTTGTCTACGCTGAGCGTCACCAATACCGGTAATTTGCCACTGTGGCTGCGTCTGGATGTGAGCGGTTACCCGCAAACCTCACCGACGCCTGCCAGCAACGTTTTGCATATTGAGCGTCAAATCCTGGGGCTAGACGGAAACAGCAAATCGCTGGATTCTCTGCGCAGCGGCGAGCTGGTGCTGGTCTGGCTGGAGGTGAAAGCCAGCCAGAATGTACCGGATGCGCTGGTGGTCGATTTACTGCCAGCCGGCCTGGAGCTGGAAAACCAGAATCTGGCCAACGGCAGCGCCAGCCTGCAGGATAGCGGTAGCGAAGTAGCGAATCTGCTCAATCAGATGCAACAAGCGGATATCCAGCACGTTGAATTCCGTGACGATCGCTTTGTTGCCGCGGTGGCGGTCAATGAAGGACAACCGGTTACGCTGGTGTATCTGGCGCGGGCGGTAACGCCGGGGACCTACCAGGTTCCTGTCCCGCAGGTGGAATCAATGTATGTTCCGCAGTGGCGCGCGACCGGTGCGACAGAGGGACTTTTGATTGTCAGACCGTAA
- the sseA gene encoding 3-mercaptopyruvate sulfurtransferase: MTTAFFVAADWLAEHIDDPEIQILDARMAPPGQEDRDVGEEYRAGHIPGAVFFDIEALSDHTSPLPHMMPRPEAFAVAMRELGVDQDKHLIVYDDGNLFSAPRAWWMLRTFGVENVSILAGGLAGWQRDELMLQEGDEDLPEGEFNVAFTPEAVVRVTDVLLASHEKTAQIVDARPAARFNAEVDEPRPGLKRGHVPGALNVPWTELVRDGELKTTDELDAIFFSHGVSFDRPIIASCGSGVTAAVVVLALATLGVSNVALYDGAWSEWGARSDLPVEPKL, translated from the coding sequence ATGACCACCGCCTTCTTTGTCGCTGCCGACTGGCTTGCCGAACACATTGACGACCCGGAAATACAAATTCTTGATGCCCGGATGGCACCTCCAGGACAGGAAGATCGCGATGTTGGCGAGGAGTATCGTGCGGGCCATATTCCTGGCGCAGTCTTTTTTGATATTGAAGCGCTTTCCGACCATACGTCACCGCTACCGCATATGATGCCGCGCCCGGAAGCCTTTGCTGTAGCTATGCGTGAGCTGGGCGTTGATCAGGATAAACATCTGATTGTCTACGATGACGGAAATCTGTTTTCCGCTCCACGCGCATGGTGGATGCTGCGGACTTTTGGCGTCGAGAATGTCTCCATTCTGGCGGGCGGTCTGGCAGGCTGGCAGCGTGATGAGCTAATGCTCCAGGAAGGAGATGAGGATTTACCTGAAGGTGAATTTAACGTGGCATTTACGCCTGAAGCCGTCGTGCGCGTCACTGATGTGCTGCTGGCCAGTCATGAAAAAACGGCGCAGATCGTCGATGCCCGTCCGGCTGCGCGTTTTAATGCTGAAGTTGACGAGCCGCGTCCAGGCCTGAAACGTGGTCATGTGCCCGGTGCGCTTAACGTACCGTGGACAGAGCTGGTTCGTGACGGTGAACTGAAAACCACCGACGAACTGGATGCTATTTTCTTCAGCCACGGCGTAAGCTTTGACCGCCCCATTATCGCCAGCTGCGGCTCTGGCGTAACGGCTGCTGTCGTGGTACTGGCGCTTGCCACGCTGGGCGTTTCTAACGTCGCATTGTATGACGGCGCATGGAGCGAATGGGGAGCGCGGAGTGATTTACCGGTAGAACCGAAATTATAA
- the sseB gene encoding enhanced serine sensitivity protein SseB: MSESKNELETLLEQAATEPAHRPAFFRTLLESTVWVPGTAAEGEAVVEDSALDLQHWEKEDGTTVIPFFTSLEALQQAVEDEQAFVVMPVRTLFEMTLGETLFLNAKLPTGKEFMPREVSLLMGEEGNPLSTQEVLEGGESLILSEVAEPPAQMIDSLTTLFKTIKPVKRAFLCSIKESAEAQPNLLIGIEAEGDIEEIIHAAGSVATDTLPGDEPIDICQVKKGEKGVSHFITEHIAPFYERRWGGFLRDFKQNRII; encoded by the coding sequence ATGTCCGAATCAAAAAATGAACTAGAAACATTGCTGGAGCAAGCGGCGACAGAGCCTGCGCATCGTCCGGCATTTTTCCGTACTTTACTGGAATCCACCGTCTGGGTACCGGGTACCGCCGCTGAAGGTGAGGCGGTGGTTGAAGACAGCGCCCTCGATCTGCAGCACTGGGAGAAAGAAGACGGCACGACCGTGATCCCGTTCTTCACCTCTCTGGAAGCCCTGCAACAGGCGGTGGAAGATGAACAAGCGTTTGTCGTGATGCCGGTGCGTACGTTGTTTGAAATGACGCTCGGCGAAACGCTGTTTCTCAACGCGAAACTGCCGACCGGCAAAGAATTTATGCCGCGTGAGGTAAGCCTGCTGATGGGGGAAGAGGGTAATCCGCTGAGCACCCAGGAAGTACTCGAAGGCGGTGAATCGCTGATCCTCTCTGAAGTCGCTGAGCCGCCAGCGCAGATGATTGACTCGCTGACCACGCTGTTTAAAACCATCAAGCCGGTAAAACGCGCGTTTCTCTGCTCAATCAAAGAAAGCGCGGAAGCCCAGCCGAATCTGCTGATTGGTATTGAAGCGGAAGGGGATATTGAAGAGATCATCCACGCTGCGGGCAGCGTCGCAACCGATACGTTGCCGGGTGATGAACCCATTGACATCTGCCAGGTGAAGAAAGGCGAGAAGGGCGTCAGCCACTTTATCACTGAGCACATCGCCCCGTTCTATGAGCGCCGATGGGGTGGTTTCCTGCGCGACTTTAAACAGAACCGGATTATCTAA
- the pepB gene encoding aminopeptidase PepB, translating to MTEAMKITLSTQPADARWGEKATYSINNDGITLHLNGKDDLGLIQRAARKIDGLGIKHVQLDGEGWDTERSWAFWQGYKGPKGTRKVEWATLDEAQRKELDNRLKIIDWVRDTINAPAEELGPEQLAQRAVDLLCGVACDNVSYRITKGEDLREQNYMGLHTVGRGSERPPVLLALDYNPTGDKEAPVYACLVGKGITFDSGGYSIKQSAFMDSMKSDMGGAATVTGALAFAITRGLNKRVKLYLCCADNLISGNAFKLGDIIHYRNGKKVEVMNTDAEGRLVLADGLIDASAQKPELIIDAATLTGAAKTALGNDYHALFSFDDQLAARLLASAAQENEPFWRLPLAEFHRSQLPSNFAELNNTGSAAYPAGASTAAGFLSHFVENYQQGWLHIDCSATYRKAPVEQWSAGATGLGVRTIANLLTA from the coding sequence ATGACAGAAGCCATGAAAATTACGCTTTCCACGCAACCCGCTGACGCCCGCTGGGGTGAAAAGGCGACATACAGCATTAATAATGACGGCATTACCCTGCATCTGAACGGGAAAGATGACCTCGGCCTTATCCAGCGCGCCGCACGTAAAATTGACGGTCTGGGGATTAAACACGTTCAACTGGACGGTGAAGGCTGGGATACCGAACGCAGCTGGGCTTTCTGGCAGGGCTATAAAGGACCAAAAGGCACCCGCAAAGTTGAGTGGGCTACCCTGGACGAAGCGCAGCGCAAAGAGCTGGACAACCGTCTGAAGATAATTGACTGGGTGCGCGATACCATTAACGCCCCGGCAGAAGAGCTGGGCCCGGAACAACTGGCGCAACGCGCAGTCGACCTGCTGTGTGGCGTGGCTTGTGATAACGTCTCTTACCGGATCACCAAAGGCGAAGATCTGCGTGAGCAGAACTACATGGGACTGCATACCGTGGGTCGTGGCTCCGAACGTCCGCCGGTGCTGCTGGCGCTGGATTACAACCCGACTGGCGACAAGGAAGCCCCGGTTTATGCCTGTCTGGTTGGCAAGGGAATTACCTTTGACTCCGGCGGTTACAGCATCAAGCAAAGCGCATTTATGGACTCAATGAAGTCCGACATGGGCGGTGCGGCAACGGTCACCGGCGCGCTGGCGTTTGCCATCACCCGTGGTCTGAACAAGCGCGTGAAGCTGTATCTGTGCTGCGCGGATAACCTGATCAGCGGCAACGCTTTTAAGCTCGGCGATATTATTCACTATCGCAACGGTAAAAAAGTTGAAGTAATGAATACCGATGCCGAAGGGCGCCTGGTGCTGGCCGATGGCCTGATCGACGCCAGCGCGCAGAAACCGGAACTGATCATTGATGCCGCCACGCTGACCGGCGCGGCGAAAACCGCGCTGGGCAATGATTACCACGCGCTGTTTAGCTTTGATGATCAGCTGGCTGCTCGCCTGCTGGCAAGTGCGGCACAAGAAAACGAACCGTTCTGGCGTCTGCCGCTGGCAGAGTTCCACCGAAGCCAGTTGCCGTCTAATTTTGCTGAACTGAATAACACCGGCAGTGCGGCTTACCCGGCTGGCGCAAGCACCGCGGCGGGCTTCCTGTCCCATTTCGTGGAAAACTACCAGCAGGGCTGGCTGCATATCGACTGCTCCGCAACCTATCGCAAAGCGCCGGTTGAGCAGTGGTCTGCGGGTGCAACTGGTCTGGGTGTGCGCACTATCGCGAATCTGCTGACCGCATAA
- the iscX gene encoding Fe-S cluster assembly protein IscX yields the protein MGLKWTDSREIGEALYDAFPDLDPKTVRFTDLHQWICDLEEFDDDPQASNEKILEAILLVWLDEAE from the coding sequence ATGGGACTGAAGTGGACCGATAGCCGCGAGATCGGCGAGGCGCTGTATGACGCGTTCCCCGACCTCGATCCCAAGACCGTTCGTTTCACCGATCTGCATCAATGGATCTGTGACCTGGAAGAGTTCGATGATGATCCGCAGGCATCGAACGAAAAAATCCTTGAGGCCATTTTGCTGGTCTGGCTGGACGAAGCCGAATAA
- the fdx gene encoding ISC system 2Fe-2S type ferredoxin, whose translation MPKIVILPHQDLCPDGAVLEAETGETILDVALRNGIEIEHACEKSCACTTCHCIVREGFDSLPESTEEEDDMLDKAWGLEPESRLSCQARVTEDDLVVEIPRYTINHAREH comes from the coding sequence ATGCCAAAGATTGTTATTTTGCCTCATCAGGATCTCTGTCCCGATGGCGCAGTTCTGGAAGCTGAGACCGGCGAAACCATTCTTGACGTTGCCCTGCGTAACGGTATCGAGATTGAACACGCCTGTGAAAAATCCTGTGCCTGCACGACCTGCCACTGCATCGTACGTGAAGGTTTTGATTCTTTGCCGGAAAGCACGGAAGAAGAAGACGACATGCTGGATAAAGCCTGGGGACTGGAGCCGGAGAGCCGTTTAAGCTGTCAGGCGCGGGTAACCGAGGACGATTTAGTGGTCGAAATCCCACGTTACACAATCAATCATGCGCGTGAGCATTAA